In Mercurialis annua linkage group LG5, ddMerAnnu1.2, whole genome shotgun sequence, a single genomic region encodes these proteins:
- the LOC126682854 gene encoding DNA polymerase epsilon subunit B, translating into MSSSSALRKKIQKKFKIRGYTLKVDALDEILSFVNRFPDAEDDAVDVLLDRLQSESQNVGVKSSIIDKEPIQRVISKLVEALDTVEESTSGSVSTATAASAIRVVDVFLVPKFKFDPIKKQFYQHTGGLSIHGDSFAKAALYKDRYLLLFQRICRDQHFSKPAFDSEISDYGSCEIAPIQSLVGQTGRRWVMGVISQLEDGHFYLEDLTASVEVDLSKAKITAGFLAENTIVVAEGEMLLAGVFQVLTCGFPPLEDREKSLNLLAQHDFFGGGTFTKEETIGLEELENKAVNDMFVILSDIWLDSDEVMGKLEMVLDGFEIQEVVPSLFVFMGNFCSRPCNLSFHSFSTLRLQFGKLGKMIAAHPRLKEQSRFLFIPGPDDAGPSTVLPRCPLPKYLTEELQKHIPNAIFSTNPCRVKFYTQEIVFFRYDLLYRMRRSCLMPPCTEETADPFEHLIATITHQSHLCPLPLTVQPIIWNFDHCLHLYPSPHTIVLGDNGEQKAFKYTGITCLNPGSFSSESTFVAYRPCTQEVELSAL; encoded by the exons atgaGTAGCAGTTCagcgttaagaaaaaaaattcaaaagaaattcaaaatacGAGGCTATACCCTAAAAGTCGACGCTCTCGACGAAATTCTCTCGTTCGTGAACCGCTTTCCAGACGCCGAAGACGACGCCGTTGATGTCCTCTTAGACCGCCTTCAGTCCGAATCAC AAAATGTGGGAGTGAAGTCTTCCATAATAGATAAAGAGCCGATACAGCGTGTTATCAGCAAGTTAGTGGAAGCACTCGACACTGTTGAAGAGAGCACAAGTGGTTCAGTTTCTACTGCTACTGCTGCTTCTGCTATTCGTGTCGTTGATGTTTTTCTGGTCCCGAAGTTTAAGTTTGATCCTATCAAGAAGCAGTTTTATCA GCATACAGGAGGGCTATCCATTCATGGTGACTCCTTTGCAAAAGCTGCTTTGTACAAAGATCGGTATCTTTTACTTTTCCAACGAATATGTCGTGATCAGCATTTTTCCAAGCCTGCATTTGATTCTGAAATTTCCGATTACGGAAGCTGTGAG ATAGCCCCAATTCAGTCTTTGGTTGGTCAAACGGGAAGGCGGTGGGTCATGGGAGTGATATCCCAGTTGGAGGATGGTCATTTCTACTTGGAAGATCTTACTGCATCGGTGGAAGTTGATTTATCTAAAGCAA AAATAACTGCAGGATTTTTAGCAGAAAACACAATAGTTGTTGCAGAAGGTGAGATGCTCTTGGCTGGTGTTTTTCAG GTACTTACATGCGGTTTTCCTCCATTAGAGGATCGAGAGAAATCACTAAATTTACTTGCACAACATGATTTCTTCGGAGGTGGTACTTTCACGAAAGAGGAAACT ATAGGACTTGAAGAGCTGGAAAACAAGGCTGTTAATGACATGTTTGTCATACTCTCCGACATTTGGCTAGACAGCGATGAG GTTATGGGAAAGCTTGAGATGGTACTTGACGGCTTTGAGATCCAAGAAGTCGTTCCTTCCTTATTTGTTTTTATGGGGAATTTTTGTTCTCGTCCATGCAATCTTTCCTTTCATTCGTTTTCAACTCTCAG GTTACAATTTGGAAAGTTGGGGAAAATGATTGCAGCACATCCAAGGCTTAAAGAACAAAGTCGATTTCTGTTTATTCCAGGTCCTGATGATGCAG GTCCGTCAACAGTTCTTCCCCGGTGCCCTCTACCAAAGTATCTAACTGAAGAGCTTCAGAAGCACATTCCAAATGCCATTTTTTCAACTAATCCTTGCAG GGTCAAATTCTATACTCAAGAAATCGTATTTTTTCGTTATGATCTGCTTTATAGGATGCGTCGGTCATGCTTAATGCCTCCTTGTACAGAGGAGACTGCTGATCCCTTTGAACAT CTGATCGCAACAATAACCCATCAAAGTCATCTCTGCCCACTCCCTCTTACTGTTCAACCAATTATCTGGAATTTCGATCACTGCCTCCATCTCTATCCATCTCCACACACG ATTGTTTTAGGTGACAATGGGGAGCAGAAGGCATTCAAATATACAGGAATCACTTGTTTAAATCCTGGATCCTTCTCCAGTGAAAGCACATTTGTAGCATATCGTCCTTGCACCCAAGAAGTTGAACTATCTGCTCTGTGA